Part of the Nicotiana sylvestris chromosome 2, ASM39365v2, whole genome shotgun sequence genome, ACAAACCGTCCAATCCAAGAGTGTTGGTACAAATGCCAGTAGAGAATTCATATTCAAAGGACCAATCACTTCATTACTATGCTAACCCAACACCACAAAGCTGACCCATTTCTTCGGATAGTCGATATGCAATAATCCCAATCAAAGTCCCAACATCGCCCCGTGCAAGATCTCAGACCTTAGTCATATACAAATTTCGGGAACCTACCAATACCATATATACATATACCTCAGGCCAAAGCTGACGTAAGTCTGACTATTCAATCTGAATGCCTCTAATGGACTTCTCCACTTGGTGCGAAGCCATAGAAAACAATATCTGATGATCCATATAGCTAACCTTCACAGCTCGTACAACACCCAACACgtacaacacaaatcacaaggtactccaatacCGCCAACTATCCTCAATCAACACCTAGCACGCTTCCGCTGCGCCTCTATGTAAACAACTAAATAGTCTCTCAATACCTCTATATCTCCAGTCTGGATGACACATTAAGAAAATGTCTGAGCATCTCTGACTCCTTCGTAGCCTGTTtgtagcatcacgaaccactAGCGTATAACAGACACCGAGAGCGTAATAGTACATACTAGTGgatgtaaaggaacataagttatatGCTTCGAGCTGAATCAAGAATTTGAGATTATCCTAATagttctatagcctctcgaagataagtacaaacgtctccgtactaatccgcaagactctactaaacctccTTATGACtagtagcacctatgaaccttgagctccgataccaacttgtcacgacccaaaatccctccaaaggagtcgtgatggcacttagtctctaaactaggtaagcctaacattttctacaataacattgatatttactaactttaaattaaattactctgaacaaattacaattcccaaaatcggtggtacaagtcataagcctttctaagagtagttatacaaaataaatacatcattgttctgaaacaaaaggaacatatgtaaataagtacaattgaaagTGAATATgaaataggaaggtgactctgaagcTTGCGAACGCAGCATCAGGACTATATTGAGTCTCCTCGATAAGAATCCGCACAACTACTATTGAacgatacctggatctgcacaaaaaaaatgttcattaagtgtagtatgagcacaccacagtgctgcccagtaagtatcaagactaaccttgatggagtagtgacgaggaacagtcaagacacctactgatCTAATGTATATGGTAAAATCGAAGAGCCCAGTTTCTCGACATCGTGACACCTCAGAAAACTGTCTCAAAGTCTCGATGCTACAAGGTTATGATCGAGgctcctccctcgaggttcattGAGGCCGATCTAGGGACAACGCTGGCCTCGGCCATGGTAGAAATAGGGAGTCCCCAAGGCATGTGGCTAGGACTGACAGGACTACCCTAGACCTTAATTAGGATGTCTtatagctgtcccatctccatttCTTTTTAATCAATGCATTTTGTACTGTGATTGGATTCCCCTTCTTTATAAAGGGGGTCCTTGTCATTTTATAGGCTTCTGTTGCTTCAATTACTCCACACgcaatatacaagaacattctatttgctctctaacatattattgctttcatttattatcttcatatttgttcatgatttattgcttatcattggccataaagagcctcagttaattttattataactgttagtcacatAGAAACTGCCTTCGATAGCTCGTAGTTGAGCTCCGAGatcaacctcgaggccccgaatcaACGAGCTCGAGGCTCCAATAATTGGCCTAACGGTTTGATTTTTGCCCTATCCTTAActcttatttcgtttctaagtctcacatacatagcatcaactgcttaacaaactagcataaaaatagatcacgtatttttagagtccaatcaacaaatttaattgttattaccattttcatggtaaatagtttggcgcccaccgtacgGCTAAAAAtagtagtgattattttcttgctgattTCGTCCTATAACGCAAGtcatctttcacgctttttcttgtccaagatcttcgatttcaggtcaaaatgtcaaACTCAGTAAATGGAGGcgaaaacaacaatattgaaGACCAAGTAGAAAATGATGTGGACGTTCCAGGAgttggtgtgccaccacaaaaccctgggaatgcGCCAGAACAAATCCCCGTAgacgcggtctcacgcgatgcccaacGGGTCGATATAAGCTCGCATACCGACAGGAGCGTGCGTCAGGGAGATCCATTAGAAGCTCAGAAAAACCTGACTAGGGAAGAgcgtgaggttagccttcatgttatttttgaaatgttgcaggcacaacaactagctattgctcagctacaaagtcacCAGATAACTCCCAGCACGATAGCATCGGGTACAGCTCCCCCAGCTGAACAagtaccggagagatcgagcaataataGCCCGGTGACCGATCCTGCCattgtaaaaatgctcgaggacctcaccagaaggatcgaatcgggcgagaaaatgatagaagccagcGACAAGAAGGTCGatacctacaactccagggtcgaccaaattccgggcgcacccctggtcctgaaaggtgtggattcgaaaaagttcatacaaaggccgttcctagaggaagcggccccgaaatccagtccaaagaagtttagaatgccagaactcccaaaacacaacgggacctcagatatcaatgagcacgttactgcttacacctGCGCAATGAAGGGCAACGATATaaaagacgacgagatcgagtccgtcttactgaagaagttcgggtaaacactctcgaagggggccatgatgtggtatcacaacctagctcctaactccatagactcatttgccatgctggcagactccttcataaaagcacatgacggtgccatcaaagtagcagcgagtaaatccgacgtcttcaagatcaagtaAAGGGAGAACAAGATGTTGTAagaatttgtatctcgctttcaaatggaacgaatggaactaacATCGGTATCTAACGACTGGGCAGTGTAGGCCTTCACTTAGAGTCTGAAcgaatgaagctcggtggcttcgaagcaacTGAAGAAAAATTTAATCGAGTATCCCGATATGACTTGGTCAGACGTCCACGACCGATACCACTCGAAGATCAGGGCCGAAgacgaccagctgggagcccctttgggctcagtatacccaagcggGCTTCCAACGAAGGAACCAAAGCCAAAAAAAtaaagatatcagccatacacAGAGGACAAGAGGAATCCCCAAGGCTCCacccacctcgcaatgatcgaaggatagaccgaggactggatcctcggggactcatcaacaaGGCCAGATTCGGTCAGAACGTAGGGCCAACCGGGGAACCtcgcttatcagaatacaacttaaACGTCGATATATCGGACATCGTGTTTTCCAttagtaaaatcagagatgccaggtggcccaggcctgtacAATCGGATACCTCACaaaaatcataacttagtgtgcgagtttcacaacacgtacggccacaggaccgaggattgccaccaactctgagaagaggtagctcgactacttaacaaaggtcacctccgagaattccttagcgaccgagccaaaaatcagttccaagAAATTGAGGCGGCCAAGAAAAACGAAGCaaacgagccacaacatgtcatccacatgatatTGGGAGGCATCAATGCCCCAcaggaacccgtgatgagaagaacaaaaatatccatcactagagaaaagcgaaCCCGGAGGTATATACCCAAGgttgctctcacattcagcgaagaggacaccgagaccttgtctcaacctcacaatgacgcactggtaatctcttccCTTGAAAAAtgcttttcaaataaaatgtgtactcgtggatccaggtagctcgagcaacattatcaggtcgagggtgatagagcaacttggactgcttgaccaaatcatgcccgccactcgagtcctcaacggattcaacatggcaagtgaaacaatgaaaggacaaatcaccctcccagtcaccaTGACCAACACAACCCAAAATgctaaattccatgtcatcgaaggagacatgaggtataatgccttGTTCGAACGGTcgtggatacactacatgagagcagtaccgTCCACTCTCCACAAAATGATGAAATTCTtgacaaaggatgggattaaaaTCATCTACGGGGCACAATatgcggcaagggaaatgtttgcGGTGCATGACATGGCACCAACACCAATACCTCCACCCGCAAAAGAGACGAAGGGTAATCAAACTACACCTTCGAGTAAGCCCGATTAAACAAAGTAAATGACCGTACCACGTCCTCATCTCAAGTAACTAGGACATATTGGTCCTCAAAACATTGCCGGCACAtcccacactaaggtataaccatctcccttttcatttcatatttcgTACTTACCCTTATACAGGCGCCCGACCAAAGCAGTCAAAGCGCTGACCCAGCTCAAAGACCTTAtggttttaaagcatccgttgcactcttttccttcgaccgggttttatcccgaaaaggtttttaccagcaaggtttttaatgagacaaCATTCATATGCTAACTTAGGAAGATTCAACAAGTGTTTAAGGCTTCTTTTGTAATCAACCTCAAACATTAGGGGGCATCCCCCCTAGGAGGCCATCCGCTCGAAAAAGCCAAGAAACGCCACATGAggtcccaataggaaaatgatgtaccgggtcaaacggtcgaacgaaccgtgcccGTATAGCCAGGCCCCCGAAAGcaaaaacatgtacacttgtaccaaacaattgaagaatatctttaacaaagcatctcacactccaaaagaagctcgACACCTCTGCAAAAACGACTTCTCCACCAAAAATGTCCCAAACACTCGGGTACTGGCATTaacaattcaacacctgaacGACCTCTGGACCAGTACTcaaaaatcataagccctcagatGAGGCAACATGAAAGTCACGAAACATCGCCAACGCCGAAAGtaccccgaatactcggggactagcATAAAAATCTCAAAAAATGCACGACCTCAAGGTCGGGgtctccaaaatcataagccctcgaTGAGGTAATACAAAGTTTGCAAATAATGGCTCTTGAGTCGAGAAACCCTCGAcaactcggggactgccgtcaagtgccacctccatcgacttgttaaaacccgaggccataagaccctgaGCGGGCAAACtcagtctcgtaagacctacataaggcagcaactataactataagacctcaagcaaggtatgaacaatacttgtatcaagtatccaaaactgtaagacctcaacggcatgtaaaacttgtaagaccttactaaagtcATAAACCTGATCCCAAAGTTTCGgttatatatcgaacttgtaagacccctaaaaaggcatacccttgatatagatgccgaaactatctcattcgggactcaaaggctccggccaaacacaaataactctggtcacaaggctgtaccagcgaAACTAATGCAACTCGAGGACGCCCGACTATcactacaaaatcacaggccttcaattactctgAATCTACTTTGGAAAGactggttaaacaggctaccctagatacaagcaaaagagcttcgaccacatcagctcctaaacatcagcttcgagatactcagccttcgagacaaacctcccgaggtgctcgatcatcgccatataacgactcacaattaagccgtcgaagagtcaggcaaacactatctatccttatcgagggaaaaataaagcccacataaatggtcgcatcgacctagcgcgtaagagccattgtcaccaacctaatgagcctcagggccacatacataaaaggtcgctttgacccaaggcgtaagagccactttCGCCATcccacacaaatacaaaacttgacggtggaatgagctcgagtcgtaataTGATTCGGAGAATAAACCTAAAATAGTTGACTAAATATGTCTaagagcaaggcgtaagagccattgttgccagcctacACTAAAAAAGGCtgcatcggcccaaggcgtaagagccatcgtcgccagcccacataaaaggtcacatcgaccaagcgcgtaaaAACTTCGGGCCAGCCTAacgagccccagggccatatcacgaatctaaggattcctaccaactcaaagGTCGATTGATCTGGCCGAAATCTCAGAAAAGAGGAACCCAGAAAGTACATAAATCGCGAGGTTTCCCCCTTATGCATACACATAATAAAATACAAGCTCTATTTACAGTATACTGTGAAAACACTATGTACAAAGACAAAGAAACGTGCCCCTTGGGGACTACGGCCCGACGGCCCCGTCCTCGCTATCTCCGGCATCAAACAGAAGGAACTTAGCATCATACTCCTCCACCTTGGCTTGCTATCTCTCTTTCGAATAATCGAAACCCCTGGCATGAACTCCCTCAagagtttccctccgagatttgcactTCGCGTACTCTTTACTGCTTCTCGCACAACCAAGAGTTCTCCTTAGCCCAGCCCTAGCAGTGGCAGCAATCTTCAAATAGGTCACCACCCTCTGATCCGCCCTAGTGCAACTCATCACAGCCTCGGCCCGGGCATTGACCACCTCGGCCTTCGCCTTCAAAAGCTCAGACTCAAGCCTTGCGATCATGTTCGCCCGCGCAGAATCACTCGCACGAACGGTCCAGATTTGCATCTCCAGGGTGGAAACTTTAGCCAAAGCACTCTCCCCggccgcaacttgggcatctacaTGGTCTTGCAGCTCGTCGAACTCACGTTTGACCCTGCCAACTTCGCCCCATAGTCGTTCCAACTCCTCCGTTTTTCTCTACTACTGAAATATCAAAACGTTAACCTCCGAAAATGAAATAAGGAGCATACGTCAACATGAAATAAAAGATACCTGTCTCTCGAGCAGCTCTTGCAGCTCCGGCTTCAATCCACCTCACACCGCAGTGATACCAGCTCATTTTCTTTTTTCacacaaagaagcttaagggatttctccctatccgaAGCCTTCCGCAACCGAGCCTCATAGCGAAGTAGCTCGGATTTGAGCCTGTTAAAGGGTTGCGaaagaaaattcaataagaaaggaAAAGTGTGAAACCGGAATAGTCCTATGCCGGCTACCAAACTTACCATAAAGCCGAGCTGCTAAGCCTCACCAAAGGCCTTTGTCAGGAGAAGAATAAGGCACCACACGCTCCTCACAATTTGAAGCGCCATCTGCAGAAATGGGGAATATTCTTTCAAGAACGGAAGCCTCCAAAATTGAATGATCGGTCAAATTGCCTCTCTTGATCCGCTGAGAAGGACTCGCCCCACTTCGAGCCTCCTCACACCCCGGAGATTCTTTTTGTTTATCATTGACCCTCAATCCCGAGGTCGGTAGTCCCTCCTCCTCCCCCAGAGGACAAGGCCTTATCTGGGAAAAATCTCCAATACCTGCGGCAGCTAAGTTAGtacactaaaaagaaaagtaccATTCTTGGGAAATAAGCCACCACGCGCCTACTATGatgctttgcctcccatctccccttgGATAGGTCTCGCCACCTGCGCTTATCATAGGTCGAACAAGCGGCCAGCTTATGAGACTACTTAGTCAAATCCGAGACCTCGTTCCGCAACCAAGGAGTCGCTGCAAAAAACATATATGCAGAAAAATGTCGTTATAGAGCCCGCCTCCAGATAAAGTGATAAAAATACATGTATaacacttacgtgtgaaattccatttctcaagaaAGGGCAGAAACTCTCCAGGAATGATATCAATCATCTGAGCACGAATGAATCGGCTCATCCATCCTCAGTTTTCGTTCTCTTCATCATCAATGGCAGGAGACTGGGTAGATCGACGCTGCAGAGTAATCAAACCTCGATAACGGGCAAACTCGGTCTGGCAAGATCTATTTAACATATCAACAAAAAATGTATGACCCCAACAGGCATTAAaaagctgtaagacctcaataggcatgaaaaagttgtacgacctcaacaagcatgaaaaagctgtaagacctcaacaggcaaaaaaaactgtaagacctcaacaggcatgaaaaaaaaactgtaagacctcaacaagcatgaaactttcgtaagaccttactacatgcATAAAACTCGATCTCAAAGTTTAGGAtagatgtcgcatttgtaagactcccgaaagggaataccctcgatgtagatgccCAAACTACCACACtcaggatcaaaaatggctccggctaaacacaaatgactacagtCAATATGACTGCACCAGCCAAAtcaacgcgactcggggacgctcgaccgtcgctataaaatcacaagccattacttcgaatctacttcgaaaagaaccagttaaataggctaccctcgacaagCAAAtcagcttcgaccatgtcagctctaaatcacaaggcttcgagctactcagcctactagctaaaccttccgaggtgctcaaacatcgccgcaaatgacttgaaatcgaggttcttcccgaaccgatgacgggtcaggcaaaatcatttcaaaaagtccttaacgagaggaaaacaaagcctacatatgcccaagggcaaatgcgtaagagccattgttgccagccaaacgagcctcagggccacacactaaaatgTCGCAAcaaccaaaagcataagagccattgtcgccaacttaaaatttaaaagcttgaggatcaaaatgagctcgagtcataacccgattcaaagactggatccaaaatagtGAACTAATGCATGCCTAAGGgtaaaagtgtaagagccatcaCTACCAACttcatgagcctcagggccacatacataaaaggttgcttcgacccaaggcgtaagagccactattacCAGCCCATGCAGATATAAAAattgagggtcgattgagctcgagtcgaagcccgactcggagactgaacccaaaacagttaaaaTGCATATGCCCAAGGGCAAAAGATAAAAGCCGTTGTCGCTAGCCTAACGAACCTTAGGGTCATACCACAGGTTCGAAGATTCCTACTAATTCAAAGGTCGAATCGACCCGATTGAGTTCTTTGCAAATAGAAACGCAGAAGACACAAACTGCAGGGTTTCCCCTTTTTTACATACCGGCGGTGAAATACAAGCTCTACCAACAACATATTATGAAAGCTATGTACACAAGAACAAGGCAGGAAATACACATTCCCCCCTCAGTGACTATGGCCTGGCAGCCCTCTCCTCGCCGTCTTCAGCATCGGATAGAAGGAACTTGTCATCATACTCTTCccctttggcttgctcgatctccaCCGAGAGATCAAAACCCCTGGCATGAATATCCTCGAGAACTTCCCTCCGAGATCTGCACCTCACATACTCCTTGCTACTGCTTGCACGATCAAGTGCTCTCTTCAGTTCAGCTTTAGCAACGATAACACTCTTCGAATAGGCCGCCACTTTCTGTCCCGCCCTGGTATTGCTGATCATAACCTCGGCCCGGACATTTACCACCTCGGTCTTCGCCTTCGAAAGCTTGGACGAGAGCCTTGCAATCATATTTGCCCGAGCAGAATCATTCGTGCGAACGATCTGGATTTGCGCCTCAAGAGTAGAAACCATGGCTAGAGCACTCTCTTTGGCCGCAAAATGGGCACTTACATGCACATGCAGCTCGTTGAATTCGCATTTGGCTTGACCAACCTTGCCCCAGAGCTGTCCCAGCTCCTTCGCCTTGTCCTCCAACTAAAATATCAAAATATCAAGATGCCGAGGTAAAGAGGGAGTGTAATCCAGCATGAAATACAGGGTACCTATTTCTCTAGGCGGATCTCATAGCTTCGGCTTCGGTCCACCTCACACCACAGGGAAACCAGCTCGCTTTCCTTTTCCGCACAAAGAAGCTTAAaggatttctccctatccaaaGCTTCCCGCAACGTGTCCTTACTACGAAGCAACTCAGATTTAAGcctgtcaaaggcctatgaaagaaagctaaataaaacaaaagagaaaggcACGGGGCCAGAATAATCTTACAGCAATCAAAACTCCCCATGAGGCCAAGCCGCTGAGCCTCGCCGAAGGCCGATGCAACATCCGATGGCGTACCGCCTTCAGAAGGTGGCCGATCGACCAAATCACTTCTCCTTAACCATTGAGAAGGATTCGCCTCACTGCAAGCCCTTTCGCACCCCGGAACATCTTTTCGTTTGTCATCACTCCTCGATCCCGAGGCCAACAATCTCTCCTCCTCCCACGGAGGACACATCCTCATTTCAAAGGAACCCCTAGAACCTGCGACAGTTGATTTAAATAAGCCGGCAAGAAAAGCGCCATTTTCTAGGAAGCAAAGCATTGGACACCTACCCCGatgctttgcctcccatctccctttggacagatctcgccactgacgcctatcataaatcgagcaagctgctagcttacgagaccactcggTTAAATCAGGGACCTCGTTCAGCGACTAatgagttgctacaaatatggaacgAAAAGATATCATTACGGAGCCTGCCTCCGGTCAAAACGATGATAGTTCAGATGAgacacttacgtgtgaagttccatttctcaggaaatggcaaaaattcTCTAGGAATGACATCGATCGTTCGAATCCGAACAAACCGATTCATCCATTAACGATCCTCATCCTCCTCGCTACCGACGATAGGAGCTTGAGTGGATCGACATTGAAGAGCAATCAAACCCCGGTAACGCAGTGGCCAATATAACCTCACGAGATGGATAATGGTAAACTCTATCCTGGCTTTATTGGTGAAATATCTCATCGCCTGCACTATTTTCAAAAGGAAGGGATGAGCCTACACCAGTGTAACCTGATATCTTCGataaaaatcaagcacgacccggtcGGGGGAACCCGGCACAAAAACATGCGTGTATACGCTCAAAAACCCCTCAACGTATGTCATGACTCTCTCCTTGGGAGAAGGTACTTGTAATACCATGCCTTCTCCCCATCCGTAGTCTTTTCTAATAATTTCGAGGTTTTCCTCTCCCACTGATGAGATGATCCTCAACACATACTCCCGGTAACCTGGAATATTGTAAGGTCTCCCCGGCGTGAAAACTCTCCTCGAGGAAGGGCACCCCGAGTCTCTCTTACCTGACATCGGAGGTGAGTCGCTAGCGCCAACCGAATGCAGAACACAAGAAGAACTCCTCTCTACCAAACAATCGGTTGTCGACGTAGCAGTCACGGCCACGGTAGAATAGGAGGGGAAATTTGTGGGTCTGAGCAAAATTTTTGAATTGGGGGAGCGGAAGGACTAGCAAAAAAGCGCCAGGCTCTGCGGAAGAGATAGTCTATCAAAGCAGCAGAATCACCATTGGAAAGGCGGatgaatgaatatataggggcaaagcaTCAACTGCCCGCCTACCAAAAAAGGCTAATTAATTCTAGCTGCGTTAACATCACCCTCTCCTAAGGAAACGTGATAGTGGAATCACCTCAGGCCCCCCTTTACTGGATCGAGGGAATGTTGCTACTCCGCAAAACTCAAAAAACTACAAGGCCTCGGGGGCTCCCCGATATCACCAACATTGGTCTGATAGGAGCTATCGGTTTAACCCCAGGGCATGGCTAGTTTGATTGTCCCGGTTGCTCCGAGAACAGATTCTCAAAGGCCAACATCGAAAGTCAAAAGCCAATCCGCAAAAGCAAAGGAGCAAAgaaaaaagagattgaaaaagCTGACAGGAGGAAAATCCCTCTTTTTTACATTGCCAATAACGTATCCACAAGAAACATCTTTACAAAGTCCATCCCCCGGGGGCTGCATACAAAGGGAAAAAGAGGGGATGCAAAACGACTAGGGACTACTCCTCATCACTACTATATTCTCCCTCGTCGGGGGCAATTAAAAATGCCAGTTGTCTCTCCAATTCTCGGGCTTCCTCAAGATCAGCTGACAGGTCAACGCCTCTAGCCCCGATCTCCTCCAAGGTCTCTCTCCTCGCCTTCGTCTTAGCATGATTAATGTCTTGAGCTAGATTCTACTCAGCTGCTATCGATACGTCACAAGCTATTTTGTGCACCGTGgctgtgtcctccagataagtggCAACATTTCTTTCAACCTCTGATTTGGCCGCGGCCAAGGCAGCAACCTCCTCGCGAGCATTCTTGAGAAGATCTTGGGATGTCTCCAACTTCTCAGTCGCTACTTCACTTTGCTTCCTCAGCCCAAAAATCTTCGTGTTCAGTTGTCTAATCTATGAACCATTCCACTCGACCTACAAAAGAAAGGTAATCCAATTTATGTTAGAATATGGGAGCAGAAGTTGGGTACAAGTAAGGCAAAATACCTGCACAGTAAGGTCGGCCTTTTCCCGGAGCACAGTCTCCAAAGCAGCTCGGAGCTCTCCTAGTTCTTTCCCTCCCTGGGTAGACCGAGCCTCTGAATCTCGCAACATCGAGGTAAGTTTCTTACACTCATTTTCATGGTAAGAAAGCTCCTCGCAGAGCCGAAGGAAGGCATGATCATACATATCCTTGCACTACGACATAGCAAAAAAGTTAGAAA contains:
- the LOC138885838 gene encoding uncharacterized protein, translating into MTGFGAIFARGTIAANPEGSGLVALQEQELPLGDIGDIDDFISGFQFSLGELRDAQYANAAKVGGPLKGGGTLGNILDDVSENIGLDAPDSVKVEERFMQQYREMYDHALSSLNKELLCREKELEKLSLRLRESKAHSARKEKESGLGENMQMRLPPGGEVEASELGKGKKIKGKATVALPMVLSGKLRDAQEAVIVKAGIPFQWGGSIANIFDGVSDSVSLDVPGAVKAAEKFMRQCKDMYDHAFLRLCEELSYHENECKKLTSMLRDSEARSTQGGKELGELRAALETVLREKADLTVQIRQLNTKIFGLRKQSEVATEKLETSQDLLKNAREEVAALAAAKSEVERNVATYLEDTATPPGDGLCKDVSCGYVIGNVKKRDFPPVSFFNLFFLCSFAFADWLLTFDAFDRLKSELLRSKDTLREALDREKSFKLLCAEKESELVSLWCELEDKAKELGQLWGKVGQAKCEFNELHVHVSAHFAAKESALAMVSTLEAQIQIVRTNDSARANMIARLSSKLSKAKTEVVNVRAEVMISNTRAGQKVAAYSKSVIVAKAELKRALDRASSSKEYVRCRSRREVLEDIHARGFDLSVEIEQAKGEEYDDKFLLSDAEDGEERAARP